The Moorena producens PAL-8-15-08-1 genomic interval GGTAAATCATCAACCCTGATCTGAGTCTCTCTTGATGAGAACTCCTTGCCCATCTACGATCAAAAACCAAATCGGTGGAAAGCATCTGGAAAAAGGGTTTTTAACCCTGAACTTAATATTTCATAGGGGTGCATAGGAAACTATTGGCAGTATTTTCGTTAGTTGATAGCTGACGAAATGCTTGGTTGTTTGCAAGGTTTCAATAACGCCATGGCTACCTCACCCTAACATTAAAACTCCCGTTACTTTGCCTAAATTAGTCAAAGTCATGGGAGTTTTTTAGCTTGTTTTTCTATCAATAAAGGTTAATCATGCTAGTTTTCGTAATTCCACTCAAGAGTCGAAATATTTCCAAATCTTGGAAGTATCTAAATTATTTGAACGCTGTGTCAAATCAGTATGTAATCAAACATCATCGGAATTTAGAGTAATCGTTGTTTGTAATGAAAAGCCAGAGATTACATTCAGTCACCCCCATATAATTTATCTTGAGGTTGATTATCCTACTCCCAAAGAGCAAAACCCCATAGCTAGAGGTTTGACAGACAAAGGACGTAAGGTTTTGAGAGGATTAACCTATGCTCGTCGATTTGACCCAACTCATGCTATGAATGTCGATGCCGATGATTGTGTTAGCAAACAGTTAGCGGAATTTGTTAGGAAAACTCCTCAGGGAAATGGCTGGTTTATTAATAGAGGTTATAAGTATCGAGATGGTGAAGATTGTTTATATTTAAAACGAAAAAAATTCTATCGAATGGTAAGCATTCAGCAATCAGTGGTCAGCCGTCAGCTAATCAACGGGAGGTAGTAAACAAGGTTACGGGCTAGTACGGCTGGTTGAAAATCCTTGCTTGTTTTGCTCATCTGACCCCGTGCAGTTAAAGCGCCTGCTAGTTGATAGTTGATAGCTGATAGCTGATAGCTAATAGCTGATAGCTGAGGGCTGAATGCTTACATCGAATGTCGGGGACAGCGAATATTATTAGATGGGATTTACTAGAGTTACCTGAAAAACCTGAATACAATCGGGGTTATGGCTACTACAAGTTCTATATTGATCATGAGAAAGTAAAAGGTATTCTTGGTGACAGCTCCTACACTGACCTTACAGGTTCAGTGTAGGCAACAAGCGCCAATCCGGGTATCCCTTAGGAGGCGCTGGGCTTTAAGAACGGACTGCCCTTCCGCTCTGTTTTTTATATTTATTGCTGCATTATGGTCTCTGTCCAAGCTACAACCGCAGTGAGGACATTCGTGCCAACGGACATGCAGCTTTTTTGGGACTTTTTTACCGCAACTAGAGCAATTCTGTGAAGTATTCTGAGCACTGACTGGAACCGCCAACAAGCCAGCATTTAAGGCCGTAGGCCACGCTACGCGAACGGCTTTGCTTGCCAGGATTGTCAGGAAGCTAGACCACCCAGCGTCCAACACAGATTTAGCTAGTCGGGATTTAGCAAGTCCCTTTATATTTAATTTTTCGTAAGCTATTACATCGTATTTTGATAGTAAATAATTGGCGGTCTTGAAGTGAAAATATCTTCGCTTGTCTGCTACTTTTTTGTGCTGCTTTCCAAGCTGCTTAATAGCTTTGAGTCGATTTTTGCCTCCTTTTTCCCGTCGAGATACTCTTTTTTGGATGACTCTTAGTCTTTTTTGAGATCTTCGATAGTACTGAGGAGTTTTAACTGTTTCCCCTTCGGAGGTGGTTAAGAATTCTTTGAGACCAACATCAATACCTACTATAGAGTCAGGGTTGATATCAGGTTTAATTTCAGGGACGGTCTTATCTTCTAGGGATAAAACCAAATAATATCCATCGCACTTCTTGGTAATTGAAGCTGTTTTGATTTTAAACCCATCAGGAATAGGGCGGTGTAGTACGACTTTGATTTTTCCTATTTTAGGCAGATCGATCAGATCTCCCTGTAAACATCCTTCCTTCATCTGAGGGTAAGTGAAGGTACGATAACGATGTCTTTTTTTGAATCTTGGTCTACCGCTTCTGTTTCCGTTTTTATCTCCTTTGATAAATCTATCAAAGGCCAACTTAACCCTTTTTACTGCATCCTGAAGGACTTGAGAATGGACTTCTTTGTACCAGGGATGAGTCTTTTTGAGACTTGGTAATGTCTTTTTCTGACTGTAATAATCTGGGTTGTCTCTTAATTCGGGTAAATAACAAACAAGAGGGCAGGCATTGATCGAGCAGCGATTTGCTTCATACCAGTTGAATCGTTCGCGTAGCGTCGGCTTTGCCGAATCCGCCAATAAGTAGTTATATTGAGCGCAAAGCATTGATAGCCAGTCATCTATCTTGGTTTGTTGATGTTTTGTCGGTTTCAGCCTGTACTGGTATGCAATTCTCATCGTGCTTGCCTTTCTGTTTATCGACCTAGTAACATTATAATTAACGTACAGCCATGTGTCAAGTTACAATGAAAGATAAAAAGTTAACAATTAGAATTACAGATTTTGAAAAAAGACAGTTAGCGCAGGAAGCAGAGCGACGCGGAATGACTCAGTCAGAATTAATAAGAAGCTTGATAGCTCGCTTCCCTGATCCGAAAGACTCTGTGCAAAATTCATCCCACACCTATGCTACGCATTAGGATGTGGGGCTTCTTTTGCCGGACAGCTAACAAGGGAACCCCTCTAGAACCATTACCCTTTTCCGGTAGTGTTTATATCCTTGGTACTGGTGAGAATATATCAGCAAATGAAGACAGATTATCCTTTAACATCTTCAATCGAAAGGCGTTGAGCAAATCAATTTGTGATAACTTTGGCTTATACAAGCTCCCTTGACCGTCGCGCAAACACCAATTGAAACTTGAACATGCCAAATTAGAAAATAATAACATCGATAGACAATGGGACGGTTCTGCCATGGTCAAAGGTCGGTCAAAATCTAAGGCATCAAAGAAAGGGAAAACGCCATCTGAGACCACAACCTTAAATCTGAAGCAACAGTTAGCTCAAAAACGCCGAGCGCAACGGGAGCGTAGAGAAGTCATCCAAATCATCACTATGACAGCAGCTTTTGGAGCGATTATCGGGGTGTTGCTGGCTCTGGTGGTTGATCCTAAAGCTGGTGCAGCTGCAGTAGCTGGTCTGCCTTGTCTGGTTCTGTCCTATAAATATCCTCGCAAAGCACTTTGGGCATTCCTGATCTATATGCCTTTTAGTGGCACAATCATTTACTCCATTGGCAATAGTCCACTGCTCCAGCTGGCTAAAGATGGTATCTATATCCCTGCTTTGATTGGTCTAATACAAGAGTGTAAGCAGCAAAGAAAACCGATCATAGTAGCCAAGTCCCTAATGGTACCCTTAGGCATTTTGTGCGCATCAAGTTTGCTGACACTCTTGTTTGCTAATGGTGCCCAGCAACTACTTCCCCCCTGTTCAGATTTACCAGGGATGCGTAGAGGTGTAACCTGCGACGATGGACAGCCGATACTAATGGGAATTTTGGGTTTGAAAGTTTTTTTGGGATACATTCCCTTAATCTTTTGTGCCTACTACCTGATCCGTAGCAAGAAAGAATTACTCTTCCTCTCAAGGATGTTCACAGTTCTGGCTATTATCTGCTGTAGCCTTGCCTTTATTCAGTACATGATGCTGAAAACTGGTAGATGCGCTGGAACCCAATTCAGAGAAGGGGCTGCCTTATTCAAAGCTTCCCTAGATGCTAGATGTTTTGTGGGTGGGTCTTTACTGTATAGTCCTCAAGTGGGACAAATCCGCTTACCGGGAACCTTTGTTGCCCCTTGGCAGTGGGGCTGGTTCCTGATTTCTAATGCCTTTTTTACCTTTGCTACTGCTTTCAGCGACCCCTCAGCTCGTTGGCGAAGTGTTGGTTTAGGTGCCATGGCATCGGTTTTTGTTCTGGCAGTAGTCTCTGGTCAGCGGATTGCTCTGGCTTTGGTGCCAACCGTAACTTTAATCTTGCTGGTTTTAACGGGTCAAGTCACTAACCTTAAACGGTTTTTACCTATTCTGGGGGGATTAGGACTTTTATTGGGAATTGCCGCAACTGCTTTTCCTGAAGTAGTTCAGGAACGGATAGATAGTTTTATCGGTCGTTGGCAAGCTGCACCAGCGGATGATTTTATCCTTCATCAATTTGCTTTTACCTGGCATAGACTCAGAGGCTCATTAATTGGTCTGGGATTAGGACGAGCGACCAACTCTGCTCGTGTTTTCGGTAAAACTAGTTTGGTAGAAACTTGGTTTCCCAAAGTGATGCATGAAGTTGGTCCGCTGGGGCTGCTGGCTTTTCTAATATTTGTAACTGGTATTACTGTACTTACCTTCAAGGCTTACCGCTCAGTGAAAAACAAGGATTTGCGGAGTATCGGTG includes:
- a CDS encoding RNA-guided endonuclease InsQ/TnpB family protein; this translates as MRIAYQYRLKPTKHQQTKIDDWLSMLCAQYNYLLADSAKPTLRERFNWYEANRCSINACPLVCYLPELRDNPDYYSQKKTLPSLKKTHPWYKEVHSQVLQDAVKRVKLAFDRFIKGDKNGNRSGRPRFKKRHRYRTFTYPQMKEGCLQGDLIDLPKIGKIKVVLHRPIPDGFKIKTASITKKCDGYYLVLSLEDKTVPEIKPDINPDSIVGIDVGLKEFLTTSEGETVKTPQYYRRSQKRLRVIQKRVSRREKGGKNRLKAIKQLGKQHKKVADKRRYFHFKTANYLLSKYDVIAYEKLNIKGLAKSRLAKSVLDAGWSSFLTILASKAVRVAWPTALNAGLLAVPVSAQNTSQNCSSCGKKVPKKLHVRWHECPHCGCSLDRDHNAAINIKNRAEGQSVLKAQRLLRDTRIGACCLH
- the hpsL gene encoding hormogonium polysaccharide biosynthesis protein HpsL → MVKGRSKSKASKKGKTPSETTTLNLKQQLAQKRRAQRERREVIQIITMTAAFGAIIGVLLALVVDPKAGAAAVAGLPCLVLSYKYPRKALWAFLIYMPFSGTIIYSIGNSPLLQLAKDGIYIPALIGLIQECKQQRKPIIVAKSLMVPLGILCASSLLTLLFANGAQQLLPPCSDLPGMRRGVTCDDGQPILMGILGLKVFLGYIPLIFCAYYLIRSKKELLFLSRMFTVLAIICCSLAFIQYMMLKTGRCAGTQFREGAALFKASLDARCFVGGSLLYSPQVGQIRLPGTFVAPWQWGWFLISNAFFTFATAFSDPSARWRSVGLGAMASVFVLAVVSGQRIALALVPTVTLILLVLTGQVTNLKRFLPILGGLGLLLGIAATAFPEVVQERIDSFIGRWQAAPADDFILHQFAFTWHRLRGSLIGLGLGRATNSARVFGKTSLVETWFPKVMHEVGPLGLLAFLIFVTGITVLTFKAYRSVKNKDLRSIGASYWVLILFISYQTYYYPLDVDPVAIYYWLMTGVILKLPEINRQEQEELQKLEAEQTNDPKRKKKRGIKTSKKGTGKRQKGKGKRQTVFSTGLHG
- a CDS encoding CopG family transcriptional regulator, which gives rise to MKDKKLTIRITDFEKRQLAQEAERRGMTQSELIRSLIARFPDPKDSVQNSSHTYATH
- a CDS encoding glycosyltransferase family A protein, with the translated sequence MEVSKLFERCVKSVCNQTSSEFRVIVVCNEKPEITFSHPHIIYLEVDYPTPKEQNPIARGLTDKGRKVLRGLTYARRFDPTHAMNVDADDCVSKQLAEFVRKTPQGNGWFINRGYKYRDGEDCLYLKRKKFYRMVSIQQSVVSRQLINGR